The Halomonas sp. THAF5a genome segment CCGATCAGAAAGCCGATGGCCAGGCCGCCGAAGGAGATCAGCAGGGTGTAGGGAATACCCTTGAGCAGGAAGGGAATGGAGGCAAAGGCCGCCTGCCAGTCGAATTGGAAGGTGACGTCCACTAGGTTTCTCCGTCAATAGGCGGGGGATGACGACAGGGGAGGATAACGGAGGCGCAACGCAGCGGGGCCGGGCCACATGACCCGACCCCGCAGGCGGAAGTCGCCAGACATCACTCGCCGCTGACGCTACCGAACCACTTGCTGTGGATCTCGTCGTAGGTGCCGTCTTCCTTCATCTCGGCCAGGGCCTCGTTGACGGGCTCGACCCACTCGCTGCCCTTGACGAAGACGATTCCGTACTGCTGGCCCTCGTAGAGGTCGCCCACGACCTTCACGCGGCCCTCGCCCTTGGTCTGGGAGAAGTAGCCGACATTGGGCGCATCGTAGAAGACCGCGTCGACGCTGCCGCCGAGCAGGGCCATGTACATGTCGCTGCTGCCCGGGTAGGGGGTAATGTCGGCGTCGTCGCCGAGGTTGCTCTGCAGGAAGTCGTAGCTGGTGGAGCCGACCTTGGTGCCGACCTTCTTGCCGTTCAGGTCCTCGAGGTCCTGGACGCTGTCGTCGTTGGCGCCGACCAGGATGCGCAGGCCGCTGTCGTAGTAGGGATCGGAGAAGTCGACGATCTCGGCCCGCTCGTCGGTGATGGTGATGCCGGCGATGGCGATGTCGACGTTGCCGGTCTGCACGGCGGGAATGATGCCGTTGAAGTCCATCGTGCGCAGGTTGTACTCGAAGCCGGCCCGTTCGGCCAGTTCGCTGATGATGTCCATGTCGAAGCCGACCATCTCGCCGGATTCCTGGTCCATCATCTCGAAGGGCACGAAGCTCGGGTCGGTGACGACCTCGAGCATGTGATCGTCGGCGTTGGCGAGCGTGGCACCCCCCAGCCCGATGGCGATGCTGGCGGCCAGTGCGGCGCGTGTCAGTTGCGGTTTCATAGCATTCCCCGTGGAAGGATTTCTTATCATTCGCGCCATCAACGATGGCGAGTTCCCGGGGAAGCGTCAAGTCATGGGCCAGGCAGGCTTTGGCCGCTCAGCCAACGCTGTCTCAGACCATGAAGGAGGCGCCGCACCCGCAGGTGGTGGTGGCGTTGGGGTTCTGGACCAGGAAGCGGGCGCCGGCGAGGCCCTCCTCGTAGTCGACGGTGGAGCCGACCAGGTACTGGTAGGAGAGCGGGTCGACCACCAGGGCCACCTGGCCGAACTCGACGAGGGTATCGTCCTCGGCGGTCTCCTCGGCGAAGTCGAAGCCGTACTGGAAGCCTGAGCAGCCGCCGCCGGTGACGTAGACGCGCAGCTTGAGCCGGGGATTGCCCTGTTCCTCGATCAGCGTCGCGAGTCGGGCCCGGGCGCCGTCGGAGAGCATCAAGGGGGTGGGAACGAAGGATTCGGCACCGCTCATGGGTGACCTCCCCTGGATCGATGAATGGCGAGATTGCCGACGATTATCCCCATGCCCCAGCAAAAGGGTCAACTTTTGCTGGGGGGATGGGGATTCCGGAGGGCAGGCCCCGGGATGCCGGACCATCGCGAGGGCGCTGTGAATACCTCCCTGTACGCTACTTTTTCCTTCCCTGGAAAAAGACCCTCGCTGCGCCCTCCCTCCGGACTCCGCTCATGGGAGAGTGGAGGTATCAGGGCATGATCGCCGGGGCGTCGAGGCCGGCGGTCTCGTCGAGGCCGAACATCAGGTTGAGGTTGTGCACGGCCTGGCCCGAGGCGCCCTTGACCAGGTTGTCGATCACCGAGAGCACCACCACGGTGTCGCCGTCGCCGGGGCGGTGCACCGCCAGCCGGCAGAGGTTGGCGCCCTTGACGCTGCGCGTCTCGGGGTGGCTGCCGGCGGGCATGACGTCGACGAAGGGCTCGTCGGCGAAGCGGCGCTCGAAGAGCGCCTGCAGATCGCCCGGCTCGCCGGTGAGGCGCCCGTAGAGGGTGGCGTGGATGCCGCGGATCATCGGCGTCAGGTGCGGCACGAAGGTCAGGCCCACCGGGCCGCCGGCGGCATCGCCGAGCCCCTGGCGAATCTCCGGCAGATGACGGTGGCCCGAGGCGCCATAGGCCTTCATGGACTCGCTGGCCTCGGCCAGCAGCGAGGGCACCTTGGCGCCGCGTCCGGCGCCGGTGACGCCGGACTTGCAGTCGGCGATCACGTGGTCGGCGTCGATCAGGCCGGCCTCCAGCAGCGGCAGCAGGCCGAGCTGCACGGCGGTGGGGTAGCAGCCGGGCACCGCGATCAGCCGCGCCTCTCTGATGCGCTCGCGCCGCACCTCCGGCAGGCCGTAGACCGCCTCGCCGAGCAGCGCCGGGGCGCCGTGGGGCTGGCCGTACCAGTGGGCCCATTCGTCGGCATCGCGCAGCCGGAAGTCGGCCGAGAGGTCGATCACCCGGGTGCCGCGCTCGAGCAGATCAAAGGCCAGGGCGTGGGCCACCCCGTGGGGGGTGGCGAAGAAGACTGCGTCGCAGCGCCCCAGCCGGTCGGCGTCGGGCTGGCTGAAGGCCAGTGTGTCGTAGTGCCCGCGCAGGTTGGGATACAGCTCGCTGACGGCCATGCCGGCCTCGGAGCGCGAGGTGATGGCTTCCACTTCCACGTCAGGGTGACGAGCCAGCAGCCTGAGCAGTTCGACGCCGGTGTATCCGGTGCCGCCGACGATTCCGACCTTGATCACGATGGACTCCTGGAAACGGGACTGTGAAGGGGCGCTGAGACCTCTGTGTCTGGATATGATACACAAGAGGACAGGGTCCCGTGGATCCCCGATGCTCAGGCCGAACAGGAACGTCGCCGTGTCGCGCTTCTCACTACCCGACTTCAGCCTGGATGGCTTCCGTCGCCAGCTGGCCAACGTGGATGCCCTGCCCCAGCTGTGCGTGCTGGGCGTGGTCTCGGGGCTGATCACCGGGGGGCTCATGGTGGCGTTCCGGCTGCTCCTCGCCCTGGGCGCCCTGGCCTTCATGCCCGACGGCCACCCCGAGGCGTTCGAGCAGCTCCCGCCCTGGGGGCGGGCCCTGCTGCCGCTGCTGGCGGTGACCCTCATCGGCGTGTGGCTGTGGCGCCAGCCCCCTGCCGGCCGGAAGATCGGCGTGGCCCACGTGATCGAGCGGTTGACCTATCACCAGGGGCGCTTCCCGCTGCGCAACTGGATCACCCAGTGGTGGGTCGGGCTGATCTCGGTGCTCGGCGGGCTCTCCGCCGGGCGCGAGGGACCGGCGATCCACCTGGGGGCGGCGGCCGTCAGCGGCCTCGGCCAGCGGCTACGGCTGCCCCACAATAGCCTGCGGGTGCTGGTGGCCTGCGGAACGGCGGCGGGCATCTCGGCGTCCTTCCATACCCCCATCGCCGGGGTCATCTTCGCCATGGAAGTGGTGATGATGGAATACACCATCGTGGGCTTCATGCCGGTGATCCTGGCCTCGACCATGGGCGCGGTGGTGGCCCAGCTGGCGTTCGGCACCGAGCGCGCCTTCCAGGCCACCGATGTGGCGCTGGGCTCGCTGGTCAACCTGCCCTGGCTGGTGGTCTGCGCGCTGGTCATCGGCCTGCTGGCCGGGCTCTTCGTGCGGGTGGCGCGCGCGGGGCACCGCCTGGAGCGGCTGCCCTGGGGCCTGCGCTGTGCGCTGGTCGGTCTGATGGTGGGTGGCGTGGCCTGGTGGTACCCCCAGGTGCAGGGCATGGGCTACGACACCCTGGCGATGACCCTCTCGGCGGGACTGCCCCTGGACGTGCTGCTGGCGGTGGCCATCGGCAAGCTGCTGCTCACCGCCGGCGCCGTGGCCTGCGGCATTCCCGTCAGCATCATCGGGCCGATACTGGTGGTGGGGGCGGCCGCCGGGACCCTGCTGGGGCTGCTCGGTGCCCAGCTGATGCCGAGCCTGGCCGCCGGCCCCGAGATGTACGGCATGCTCGGCATGGCGGCGATGATGGGCGCCGTGCTCCAGGCGCCGCTCGCCGCGCTGATGGCGCTGCTCGAGCTGACCCACAACCCCAACATCATCATGCCGGGCATGCTGGCGGTGGTCGTGGCGGGGCTGACCTCCCGCCAGCTGTGCCGCTGCGACGGCTTCTTCATCAGCGTCACCCGACACGGCCTGCACCCGCTGCAGCAGCCGCTGATGCAGGCGCTCTCCCGGGTGTCGGTGCCGGCGGTCATGGAGCGCGGCCTGGTGCGCACCACGCGCATGGTGACCCGCGACCAGGCCCGGGCGCTCCTCGAGGCCAATCCCGTCTGGGTGCTGATCGAGCGCTCCGCCGCCGACAAGCCGCTGCTGGCGCTCAAGGCCGCCGACCTGGCGCGCTGGCTGCAGGAGCACGACGAGGAGGCCGACGATGACAGCGCGCTGATCGACCTGGTCGAGATTCCCGGCCAGCGCCTGGACATGGCGCCGATCCACCTGCAGGCGACGCTCACCGAGGCCTTCGAGCGACTCAACGACCGGGGGGTGGACGCCCTCTACGTGGAACACGGCCATCGGCCGAAGAGCAAGCGGATTTCCGGTATCATCACCCGTGACGCCATCGAGCGACACTATCGTTTCTCCGATTCACCGAACGGCTGAGGAGTCGTCATGTACCTGTGGATGAAGGCCCTGCACCTGGTGGCCATGGTGACCTGGTTCGCCGCGCTCTTTTACCTGCCGCGCCTCTATGTCTACCACGCCCAGGCCCGCGATCGCGGCGAGCAGCAGGCGATCGACCACTTCCTCGTCATGGAGCGCAAGCTCTACCGCGGCATCATGACCCCGTCGATGATCGCCGTGCTGCTCTTCGGCGGCGCCATGCTGGCGCTCAATCCCGCCTGGCTCGGCCAGGGCTGGCTGCACGCCAAGCTGACGCTCGTGGTGCTGCTGGTGGCCTACCACCATGTCTGCCTGATCTACCTGAAGCAGTTCGCCGCGGCGCGCTGCACCCGCGGTCACGTCTTCTTCCGCTGGTTCAATGAGCTGCCGGTGATCGCCCTGCTGGCGATCGTCTTCCTCGCCGTGATGAAGCCCTTCTGATGGCCGGCGACGCACAGCTCACGCCCCACCTGCCGACCGTGCTGGTGCTGGCCGGCCACGACCCCACCGGCGGTGCCGGCCTGGTCGCCGACAGCGAGGCGGTGGCCGCCTGCGGTGGCTGGGCCCTGACCCTGCCCACCGCGCTGACGGTGCAGAACTGCCGCGACGTCAGCGCGGTGCATGCCGTCGGTGCCGACCCGCTGCGCGCCATGGCGTCGGCCCTCGACACCCTCGAGGTCGCCGCCATCAAGATCGGGGTGATCCCGGATGCCGCCGTGCTGGATGCCGTGGTGGACATCGTGCGCCGGCGGCCGGGGGTGCCCGTGGTGATGGACCCGGTGCTCAGCGCCGGCGGCGGCAGTGACTTGTCCACAAGCGAGCTGGTCGACGCCATCCGCCATCACCTGCTACCGCATGTGGATATCCTGACGCCCAATCGGGGCGAGCTGGCGCGGCTGGCCGGCCGCGACGGCGAGGACGATACCGAGCGCGCGGTGGCGCTGATGTCGCTGGGCTGCCAGGCGCTGCTGGTCACCGGCACCGATGATCCCGAGGGCCGGGTGCCGGCCGATCTCGTCGAGCACACCCTGCATGCCCCGGATGCCAGCCGCCAGTGGACCTGGCCGCGTCTCGAGGGCGTCTTCCACGGCTCCGGCTGCACCCTGGCGAGCGCCCTGGCGGCACGCCTGGCCGCGGGCGAGTCGCTGGTCGCCGCCTGTGAACAGGCCCAGGCGTTCACCTGGCAGGCGCTGGCGCACGGCTGGCAGCCCGGCCAGGATCAGCGCCTGCCGCGGCGTCTCTGGACGCTGCCGGCGCGCCCGACCTGGCTCACATCCGAGGCGGCCAGCGGGCGCTGAGGCCGGACGGGCTGGTCATCGCCCCGCCGGCAGACGAGAATAGGGACGCATTCGGGC includes the following:
- a CDS encoding transporter substrate-binding domain-containing protein, producing MKPQLTRAALAASIAIGLGGATLANADDHMLEVVTDPSFVPFEMMDQESGEMVGFDMDIISELAERAGFEYNLRTMDFNGIIPAVQTGNVDIAIAGITITDERAEIVDFSDPYYDSGLRILVGANDDSVQDLEDLNGKKVGTKVGSTSYDFLQSNLGDDADITPYPGSSDMYMALLGGSVDAVFYDAPNVGYFSQTKGEGRVKVVGDLYEGQQYGIVFVKGSEWVEPVNEALAEMKEDGTYDEIHSKWFGSVSGE
- the erpA gene encoding iron-sulfur cluster insertion protein ErpA, with the protein product MSGAESFVPTPLMLSDGARARLATLIEEQGNPRLKLRVYVTGGGCSGFQYGFDFAEETAEDDTLVEFGQVALVVDPLSYQYLVGSTVDYEEGLAGARFLVQNPNATTTCGCGASFMV
- the argC gene encoding N-acetyl-gamma-glutamyl-phosphate reductase, producing MIKVGIVGGTGYTGVELLRLLARHPDVEVEAITSRSEAGMAVSELYPNLRGHYDTLAFSQPDADRLGRCDAVFFATPHGVAHALAFDLLERGTRVIDLSADFRLRDADEWAHWYGQPHGAPALLGEAVYGLPEVRRERIREARLIAVPGCYPTAVQLGLLPLLEAGLIDADHVIADCKSGVTGAGRGAKVPSLLAEASESMKAYGASGHRHLPEIRQGLGDAAGGPVGLTFVPHLTPMIRGIHATLYGRLTGEPGDLQALFERRFADEPFVDVMPAGSHPETRSVKGANLCRLAVHRPGDGDTVVVLSVIDNLVKGASGQAVHNLNLMFGLDETAGLDAPAIMP
- a CDS encoding chloride channel protein; the encoded protein is MSRFSLPDFSLDGFRRQLANVDALPQLCVLGVVSGLITGGLMVAFRLLLALGALAFMPDGHPEAFEQLPPWGRALLPLLAVTLIGVWLWRQPPAGRKIGVAHVIERLTYHQGRFPLRNWITQWWVGLISVLGGLSAGREGPAIHLGAAAVSGLGQRLRLPHNSLRVLVACGTAAGISASFHTPIAGVIFAMEVVMMEYTIVGFMPVILASTMGAVVAQLAFGTERAFQATDVALGSLVNLPWLVVCALVIGLLAGLFVRVARAGHRLERLPWGLRCALVGLMVGGVAWWYPQVQGMGYDTLAMTLSAGLPLDVLLAVAIGKLLLTAGAVACGIPVSIIGPILVVGAAAGTLLGLLGAQLMPSLAAGPEMYGMLGMAAMMGAVLQAPLAALMALLELTHNPNIIMPGMLAVVVAGLTSRQLCRCDGFFISVTRHGLHPLQQPLMQALSRVSVPAVMERGLVRTTRMVTRDQARALLEANPVWVLIERSAADKPLLALKAADLARWLQEHDEEADDDSALIDLVEIPGQRLDMAPIHLQATLTEAFERLNDRGVDALYVEHGHRPKSKRISGIITRDAIERHYRFSDSPNG
- the hemJ gene encoding protoporphyrinogen oxidase HemJ gives rise to the protein MYLWMKALHLVAMVTWFAALFYLPRLYVYHAQARDRGEQQAIDHFLVMERKLYRGIMTPSMIAVLLFGGAMLALNPAWLGQGWLHAKLTLVVLLVAYHHVCLIYLKQFAAARCTRGHVFFRWFNELPVIALLAIVFLAVMKPF
- a CDS encoding hydroxymethylpyrimidine/phosphomethylpyrimidine kinase; the protein is MAGDAQLTPHLPTVLVLAGHDPTGGAGLVADSEAVAACGGWALTLPTALTVQNCRDVSAVHAVGADPLRAMASALDTLEVAAIKIGVIPDAAVLDAVVDIVRRRPGVPVVMDPVLSAGGGSDLSTSELVDAIRHHLLPHVDILTPNRGELARLAGRDGEDDTERAVALMSLGCQALLVTGTDDPEGRVPADLVEHTLHAPDASRQWTWPRLEGVFHGSGCTLASALAARLAAGESLVAACEQAQAFTWQALAHGWQPGQDQRLPRRLWTLPARPTWLTSEAASGR